The following DNA comes from Ornithinimicrobium avium.
TGGAACTCAGTGGGTTGTCTCTCCGGTGCCCACGCCTCGCGGGCAGGTGATTTCATCTCTGTGCACGTCTTTGATTAACCTTCCTCCCTCCCTCGTGGCGCCCCTTGACGAGAATGAAGACGGCGCGTTAGTCGACACTTCTCTGGTCGAAGAAGCATTAGGGTGCGATGGTGAAGAGGCTAATATGCGACGGCTGCGCTTTTGGCGATTCGAAGAGTCGCTAGTGGTCGCTGTGGCACCAGTCGAGGGAGCCACCTTCCTCCTCCTGCAGGTGATAGACGGGCAGGGATTGCTGACGGGGGAAGTTCGCGTCTCGGCCGATCACCACTCACCTCCAACGTACTACCGGTCGCGGTTCGATCCGCTTAGTAGTGGCGAGCAGCCTGATGAGGAGTTGCAGTCCCTCTTGTCGAAGGTACGAGGCTCGCTCTGGGAGGGTGCGGAGTAGAAGGAATACCCTGGCCTTCCACTCGCCCGCGCAAGGTGCCTATCGACCTTGTTGCCGCGTGCTCGTCGCGTCGGCATGTGAGACCTGGGTGCTGCCCACGGCTCACCGATGAAGTTTGCGACGAGAGCAAGGCAGCCGCCGCGGGGTGGTTAAAACGATGAGCAGCGCGGGAAAGAGCAAGCGCGGTTCGCCGGGGGCGGCGGCGATGGAGCATAGCCCTGAGCGGAGAGGGAACTCGCAGACCCTTTCCCTTTCTACCCACTCCTCGGCGCGCCTGACTCGCGAGCCGTCCACGGCGTATCCACCGGTCAGGGGGCCGCAGCCAAGCATCCGGACATCGGCGGTACAGCGATGTCACGACCATGGGCCGGTCGAGCGTCTACCCGACGCATGAGGTGCCCAGGCACCCCGGTGCGGCGCTCCAGACTCCGCCGTAGCCATAGCCTGGGGTGACGCCGCGCTGCCCTCGACGTCATGGATCCGTCATTCGAGCTGGCCGGTGCTCTTAGATTCCCAGCAGCTCCTCCGCCCGGCTCCGGTTCCTCCTGAACTCCGCCCCGGGCGCGTCCCAGCGCACCGAGCCCTTCTGCATGACGACCACACGGTCGGCGACAGACAGCGCCAGGCGCAGGTTCTGCTCGACGATCAGCACCGACATGCCCGCGCCGCAGACCTCGCGCACGACGTCGGCGACCTGATGGACGACTGACGGCGCCAGCCCGTCGGAGGGCTCGTCGAGGAGCAGGATCCTGGGGTTGGTCAGCAGCGCCCGGGCGATGGCGAGCATCTGCTGCTCGCCGCCGGAGAGCTGGTCCCCGCGGTGGCGCATGCGCTCGCCGAGGCGCGGCAGCAGCTCGACGACGCGTTCGCGCGTCCAGTCACCCTTCCTCCCGGCACGGTCGGCGATCTCCAGGTGCTCGGCGACGCTCAGCGGCGCGAAGACGCGCCGCCCCTGCGGGACCAGGCCGACACCCAGCCTGGCGATCCGGTCGGGACGGGAGCCGGCCACCTCGTGCCCGGCCACGGTCACCGAGCCGGCCATCGGCCGCACCAGGCCCATGATCGTGCTCACCAGCGTGGACTTGCCGACACCGTTGCGGCCCAGCACCGCCAGGACGCCGCGCTCGGGCACCTCGACGTCCACCTCGTGCAGCACCCGCGACCCGGCGTAGCCCGACACCAGCCCACGGGTCACCAGGATCGGCGCCGCCGCCGCGACCTCGCCACCCATCACCCTCCCTCCTCGTCGACGAACAGCTCGGAGGTGTCCTCGGCGCCGAGGTAGGCCTTCTGCACGGCGTCGCTGGCGCGCACCTGCGCCGGGTCGCCGGTCAGCAGGTGCTGGCCCAGCTGCATCACCGTCACCCGGTCGGCGACGCCGAAGACCAGGTCGAGGTCGTGCTCGACGAGCAGGACCGTCACGTCGGAGGGCAGGGCGAGGACGATCTCCTGGAAGGCCTGCGTATCCGCCGGCGACATGCCCGCCGCCGGCTCGTCCAGGAGGAGCACCGACGGCGAGGTCGCGAGCGCGACGGCCACCTCGAGCTGGCGACGCTCCCCGTGCGACAGGGCGCCCGCCGCCTGGCCGGAGCGGCGGTGCAGGAAGAGCCGCTCGAGCACGGCGTCGGCCTCCTCCAGCAGCGCCCTGCGGCGCCGCACCGCGCCCCACGGCCGCGCCTGGATCCCGTGCCGACGCTGGACCGCCAGGAGCACGTTCTCCCGCGCGGTGGCGGTGAGGAAGAGCGAGGAGTGCTGGAAGGTCCGCACCAGGCCGCGTCGCGCCCGCCCGTGCTCGGTCAGCGAGGTCACGTCCTCGCCGTGCAGCCACACGCTGCCCGACGTCGCCGGGAGCGCCCCGGCGACCAGCGCGAAGAGCGTCGACTTGCCCGCGCCGTTGGGCCCGATGACCGCGTGCCTGCTGCCCGGCGCGACCTCGAAGCTGACGTCGTCGACGGCCCTGAGGCTCCCGAAGTGGCGGGAGAGGCCCTCGACGCGCAGCGCCGGCCCTGCAGCGCCCGGCGCGCCTCGTGCGCTGTCCGTCTGCTGGCCCGACGTCATACCGGGCTCACCGCCTCCTCGTCCGGGGTCCGTCGGCGGCCGAACATCCGCCGCCACTGCCTCGGCCCGCCGGCGATGCCCTTGGGCAGCAGGTAGACGGCGAGCACGAAGAGCAGGCCCAGCAGCAGCGGCGCGTGCCCGGAGAACAACTGCCCCAGGTAGTCCTGCGTGAAGACCACCACGAGCGCGCCCAGACTCGCGCCCCACATCGATCCGAGGCCGCCGACGATGACCGCCAGCAGCGCCAGCGCCGACACCTCGAAGGCCAGGTCGCCCGGCGCCACGAAGCGCTGCGAGGAGGCCCACAGCGACCCGGCCAGCGCCGCCAGCCCGCCGGCGTAGACGTAGGCGGCGAGGGCGTAGGAATCGGTCCGGTAGCCCACCGCCCGCAGCCGCGCCTCGTTGTCGCGCAGCCCGCGCAGCGTGAGCCCGAACGGCGAGCGCAGCAGCACCGCGACCGCCAGGTAGGCGACGACCGCCACGACGAGCACGTAGTAGTAGATCAGCCCCTCGTTGACCAGCCCCCCGCTCCCGGGGACCGCGACGACCGGGGGTATGCCGCTCAGCCCGTCGGTCCCGCCCGTCACCGAGTCCAGGCGGCCGGCCGCCGAGTAGCCGATCTCGCCGATGGCCAGGGTGATCATCAGGAAGGCCACGCCGCGGCCGCGGATCGCCAGCGGTCCGGTGACCAGGGCCGCGACCACGCCGGCCAGCGTCGCGAGGACGAGCTGCAGGACGCCGAGGTCGGACCAGTGGATGGCCACGAGGGCACCGGCGTAGGCGCCGACCCCGAAGTAGGCGGCCTGGCCCAGCGTCGGCATCCCGGCCACCCCGGTGAGCAGGTTGACGCTCATCGCGAGCACGGCGAAGACCAGGGCCCGGGTGAACGTCGAGACGGTGAACGCGCCGAACACCCACGGCACGAGCGCGAGCAGCAGCACGACCGCGCCGACCACGAGCGCGGTGCGCACCGGGAAGGGGCGGCGCGGGGAGGTCGCGGCGGACGGCATACCGGAGCTCGTCGTCGTCATGCGCGGCCCGGCGCGAACAGGCCCTGCGGGCGCAGGACGAGGACGAGCAGCATGGCGCCGAAGAGGAGGAAGGGCGCGAAGGCGGGCACGAGCGCCACCCCGAGCGTCTGCACCTGGCCGATGAGCAGCGCTCCGAGCAGCGCCCCGCGCACCGACCCCAGGCCGCCGATGACGACGACCACGAGGGAGAGCACGAGGACGCGGTCGTCGATGCCCGGGCCGGGCGCGATGATCGGCGCGCCGAGGACGCCGCCGACGGCCGCCAGCACCGCGCCGAAGGCGAAGACCCCGAAGAGCACCTTGCGGGTGTCCACGCCCATCGCCCGCACCATGTCGCGGTCGGCCACCGTCGCGCGGACCAGCGCGCCGACGGAGGAGCGCTCGAAGGCGAGGTAGACCATGACCGCGATCAGCCCCGCGACCAGGATGAAGACCAGCCGGTAGAGCGGGTAGGAGTGCCCGAGCACCGAGACCGACCGCGCGAGCCCGGCCGGCGGGGCGGTCGGCAGCACCTGGGCGCCGAAGATCACCACCATGACCTCGGCGGCGATGAACGCGATGCCCAGGGTCAGCGCCGCCTGGTCCAGGTGCCCCCGTCCCTGGAGGGGCGCGACCGCCGCCGCGAGCAGGCCGCCGCCGAGCAGCCCGACCACCAGCCCGACCACCAGCGCGACGAGCAGGCCGAGCCAGCTGCCGTCGGACAGCGCGTAGGCGGTGTAGGCCCCCGCGAGGTAGAGCGTGCCGTGCGCGAGGTTGAGCACGTCCATCATTCCGAAGACGAGGGACAGGCCCACCGCGAGCGTGAAGAGCAGAAGCCCGTAGGCGACCCCGTCCACCATGGAGACGAGGTGCGCGTCGAGCCACCCGGTCATGAGGCGCGGTCGACGGTCGGCATCAGGCGCTTCGGTCGCTGCCCAGCTCGCCGAGCTCCTCGACGACCACGTTGCGCAGCGTGCCGTCGACGTCCTGGACCTCGCGCAGGTACCACATCTGCACGGGGGTCCCGATGTCCGACCAGGTCCAGGTGCCGCGCGGCGACTCGACCTCGGTGATCTCGCCGATGGCGGAGTTGATGGCCTCCGGGTCGGCCTTCCCGCCGGCCGCCTCGATCGCCAGGTCCAGCACCTTGGCGGCGTCGTAGGAGGCCATCGCGTAGGTGGTCGGCTTCATGCCGGTCTTGGCCTCGTAGTCCTCGACGAAGGTGGTGTTGAGCTCGTTGTCGAGGTCGTAGTTGTAGTTCATCGCGGTGAACGTGCCCTCGGCCGAGTCGCCCTGCCCGTCGAGCACGCCGCCCTCGGTGAGGAAGCCGGCGGAGTAGTGGGTGACCTCGCCCTTGAGACCGAACTGGTCGTACTGCTTGACGAACTCGACCGCGGCGCCGCCGGCGTAGAAGGAGAAGAGCGACTCGGCGCCGGAGGACTTGACGTTGGCCAGGAAGGGCTGGAAGTTGGTGGTGCCGGGGAAGGGGGTGTAGACCTCGTCGACGGTCTCGCCGCCGGCCGGCTCGAAGCTCTTCTTGAAGCCCTCGACCTCGTCCTTGCCCGCCTGGTAGTCGGCGGCGAGGAAGTAGACGCCGCCCTCGGCGTTCTCGGCGACGTACGCCCCCAGCGCCTCCCCCGGCTCGTCGTTGACGTAGGACGTGCGCCAGATGTAGGTGGCGTCGGTCAGCGTCGTCGGGGAGGCGTTGGAGCCGACGAGCGGGATCTTGCTGGTCTCGAAGAGGTCGACCACGCCGTTCATCACCGCGGAGCTGACCACGCCGGTCACGACCGCGACCTCGTCCTGCTTGACCAGCTTCTCCGCGGCGGCCTTGCCGGAGTCGGCCGTCTCGCCCTCGTCGGCCAGGATCACCTCGACCTCGGCGCCGCCGAGCGTGTCGTCGTGCTGCTCGAGGTAGACCTCGAAGCCCGCCAACATGTCGTCGCCCAGGCTCTTGTAGACGCCCGACTGGGGCACGAGCAGCCCGATCTTGATCGGCCCCTCGGCTGCGGCGCCGTCGCCGTCGTCACCGCCCAGGGTGCCGCCACCGCAGCCGCTCAGCACGAGCGCCCCGGACGTCGCCAGGGCCAGCAGGTATGAAGTGCCTCGGGTGGTCATCGGTGATCCCCTCTGTGGGTGGGCCGGCACGTCCTTGCACCGGTCGGTGGGCTCGACCCTATGTCGTCGCTGTGTCGCTCGTCCACAGAACGACACAGGGTCGTGACCGAAACGTGACGCGGCGTCAGGCCGCCCCGGGCGGCAGGACCGCGAAGCCCTGGACCTCGACGAGCGCCTCGACGTCCCAGAGGCGGGCGACGCCGATGCCGGCCATCGCCGGGTAGTGGCGGCCGAGGAGCCGCTTCCAGACCTGCCCGATCTCGCGGGCGTGCGCCTTGTAGTCGTCCATGTCGACGATGTAGACGGTCAGGCTGGCCAGGTCGGTCGGCTCGCCGCCGGCGGCGCGCAGCGAGGTCAGCAGCGAGGTCATGGCCACCTCGAACTGCTCGACCACGGTGTCGCCGACGATCCTGCCCTCGGCGTCCAGCGCGGTCTGGCCGGCCAGGAAGACGGTGCGGCCGGTGCCGACGACCGCGTGGCTGAAGCCTCTCGGCTCGCCCAGCTCGGGCGGGTTGACGTGCTCGATCGCGCTCTGGCGGCCGCTGCTGGCTTCGGTCATGACTGGAGCCCTCCTCCGTCGACGTTGATGCCCTGACCGGTCATGCCGCCGTTGCGCACGCAGGTCAGCACCGCCTCGACGACCTCCTCGACGGTGATCAGGCGCTTGATGGGTTGCTTGGCCTCCAGCGCCGCCCGCGCCTCCTGGGGCGTGCGGCCGGTCTTGTCCACGATGCCCTGGACGGTGGCCTCGGTCATCGGGGTGTCCACGTAGCCCGGGCAGACCGCGTTGACGGTCACTCCGGTGCGGGCCAGCTCTGCCGCCGCCGAGCGGACCAGGCCGAGCACGCCGTGCTTGCTGGCGGTGTAGGCCGAGATGTAGGGCTCGCCGAGCTTGGCGGCGACCGAGGCGATCACGACGATCCGGCCGTGGCCGGCCCGCTTCATCGCCGGGATCGTGCGGCGCAGCAGGCGGAACGGGGCGGTGAGGTTGAGGTCGAGCATCTGCTGCCACTGCTCGTCCGTGGTCCTCTCGACCGAGGCCGAGACACCGGCGCCGGCGTTGGCGACGACGACCTCCGGCGCGGCCCACGCCCGCTCGACCTGCTCGAGGAGCAGGTCCACGGCGCCCGGCCCGGTCATGTCTGCCGGGAGCACCAGGGTGGGCCCGTGGCACCGCGCGGCGGTCTCCTCGAGCTGGTCGCGGCTGCGCGAGGTGAGCGCGACCGCATACCCCTCACGACTGAGCGCCTCGGCGACCCCCGCGCCGATCCCACGACCCGCGCCGGTGACCAGCGCGACCGGACGACCCTCATGCTCGGACACGCCGTGACCTTGCCACTCTTCGTGACGACCGTCAAGATGGCGACATACCCAACAGAGAGCGGAGCCATGATCAAGCCCGAGGAGTTCACCGACGTCAGCTACGAGGTCGAGGAGAGCTGGGCGGTGGTGACGATCGACCGGCCGGAGCGCTACAACTCCTTCCGGGGGCGGACCGTCGACGAGCTCATCGCGGCGTTCAAGCACGCCTGGGCCGACGAGCGCGTCGCGTGCGTGATCCTGACCGGGGCCGGCGACAAGGCCTTCTGCGCCGGTGGCGACGTCAAGGAGCGCGCCCAGACCGGCAGCTACGGCCCGACCGAGTCCGGGCTGTTCGAGATCCAGCAGCTGCACCAGACGATGCGGGACATGCCCAAGCCGACCATCGCCGCGGTCAACGGCGTCGCCGCCGGCGGCGGGCACGTGCTGCACGTGCTGTGCGACCTGTCGGTCGCCAGCGAGACGGCGCGCTTCGGCCAGAGCGGGCCGCGGGTCGGCTCGTTCGACGCCGGCTTCGGCTCGGCCTACCTCGCCCGGGTGGTCGGGGAGAAGCGGGCGCGGCAGATCTGGTTCCTGCTCGACCTGTACGACGCGCAGACCGCCGAGCGCTGGGGCCTGGTCAACGACGTGGTGGCGCCGGAGGAGCTGATGGACAAGGCACGGGAGTACGCCCGCAAGATCTCCGCGCTCTCGCCGACCGCCCTGCGCTTCCTCAAGCACTCCTTCAACGCCGACTCCGACCACATGCAGGGCCTGGGCAACATCGCCTTCGCCGGGCTGGACCTCTTCGTGCAGATGCCCGAGGCCAAGGAGGGCGCCAACGCCTTCGCGGAGAAGCGCGCGCCGGACTTCAGCCCCTGGCGCTGAGGTCCACACCCCGGCACTCGTGACACGGCGGTACGCCCGCGTACCACCGCGTCACGGGTGCGGAGTCAGTCGAGGACGACCGTCGCCTCGATCTCGATGAGCAGTCCGGGCACGGCCAGGCCGGTGATGCCGACGATGGTCTGCGCGGGGTGCCGGTCGCTGCCCTGGACCTCCTCGATGCCCGCGGTGATCACCTTGAACTCGGTCGGCGCGGTGGTGTAGATGGTGCGGCGGACCACCTGGTCCCAGCCTGCGCCGATCGAGGAGAGGGCCATCTCCAGGTTGCGCATCGCGGCCACGGTCTGGGCGCGCAGGTCCTCGCCCCCGATCACGGAGAAGTCCGGGGCCAGCGCCACCTGCCCCGCGATGTAGGCGGTGCGCGCTCCCCGGGCGACGGTCACGTGGCTGAAGCCGGGGGCGGGGTGGAGTCCGTCGGGGTCGATGAGGTCACGCGTGGTCATGGGTGCGCTCCGTCCGGGAGAGGAGTGGGGCCGGGCCGAGCCGGCCGGGAACGGGAGGTCAGGCTGGGTTTCAGCTCCGCGCTCAGGCGTTGGCCGTCACCGCCTCCTCGGCGAACTGGCTGAGCATGTCGACGTCCATCATGAAGGACACCGAGCCATCCTCGGCGAGGAACGCGGACGGTCCCTGGGCGACCATGATGTGCACGACCTCCTCCTGGAAGAACAACGGGCTGTGCGTCGCGCCGTCCGGCTCGATGACGTAGTCGCCGGTCTTGAAGTGGCCGGCCTGCTCGTGATGGCCCGAGCCCTTGATGATGTAGATCTCGGACAGTCCGAGGTGCTGGTGCGGCGGCAGCACGGAGCCCTTCTCCGAGCGGATCATGATCGTCCACGCGCCGCTCGCCCGGTCCAGGCGCAGCACCTTGATGCCCACGCCCGGAGCCAGCGTTCGCCACTGCATGGCGTCCGTGTCGAGACGACGCCACCGTCGCTGTCTGTCGTGGTCGAGCTCATCTGCAACTCCTGACTACTCCCATGTCGTAGTCGTTACGACGATGATCCAGGGACCATATAGGTGTGGCGCCCGCCTGGCAATGGTCCTCAGGACCGCGCGTGCCACGGGGGTCTTCCTGCCGCGTCGTTGACGCCCGTCACGGACGCGTCATAGGCTGCCCGCACCCCACGTCCCCGCCTTCCGGAGGTCCCCGTGTCCGTCCTCGCCCAGCTCGCAGACGCTCTTCGTGACGGCCGCATCGAGGTGATCGACCTCACCGCGCCGCTGTCCTCGGAGACGCCGCTGCTCGAGCTGCCGCCGCAGTTCGGCCAGACCGCGCAGTTCCAGCTCGAGGAGATCAGCCGCTACGACGACCGCGGGCCGGCCTGGTACTGGAACAACTTCCGCACCGGCGAGCACACCGGCACCCACTTCGACGCGCCCAACCACTGGGTGACCGGCAAGGACCTCGCCGACATCTCCAGCGTCCCGGTGGACGCCTTCGTGCGGCCGGCCGCGGTGCTGGACGTCACCGAGCGGGTGGACGCCGACCCCAACTTCCTCATCGAGCGCGAGCACGTCGAGGCCTGGGTCGAGGAGAACGGCCCGTTGCCCGCCGGGGGCTGGCTGCTGTGCCGCACGGGCTGGTCCCGGCGCACGACGCAGCAGGACATGATCAACAACACCGAGACCGGTCCGACGAGCCCGGGCATGTCTGCGGACTGCGTCCGTTGGGTGGCCCAGCTCGCCGACCTGGTCGGCATCGGGGTCGAGACCGTGGGGACCGACGCGGGCGCAGCGCACTCCTTCGACCCGCTCTTCCCGTGCCACGACCTGCTCATGGGCGCCGGCAAGTACGGCCTGGCCCAGCTCCAGAACCTCGACAGGCTGCCCGCGACGGGCGCGATGGTGCTGGCCTCACCCCTGAAGATCGTGGGCGGGTCGGGCTCGCCGGCGCGCGTCCTCGCGCTCGTCGAGGGCTAGGTCGAGCTCCTCCCATGCTCGTTTCTGAGGCGGTCGGCCGGGCGCTGGTGGCCTGCGGTGTCGACCACGTCTTCGGGGTGGTCGGCTCCGGCAACTTCCACGTCACCAATGCCATGGTCGCGGCTGGCGCCCGCTTCGTGGCGACCCGGCACGAGGGGGGCGCGGCGACGGCTGCCGACGGCTACGCCCGGGTCTGCGGGCGGCCGGCCGCGATCACGGTCCACCAGGGGTGCGGCTTCACCAACAGCCTGACCGGGGTCGCCGAGGCGGCCAAGAGCCGGACCCCCCTGGTCCTGATCGCGCCCGAGTCGGTCGAGCCACGCTCCAACTTCTACGTCGACCAGGAGGCGATGGCCCGCTCCGTCGGCGCCGTTCCGCACCGGGTCACCTCGCCCTCCGAGGCGGTCGCCCAGACGGTCGCCGCCGTCGCCGAGGCCGTCCACGGGCGTCGCACCGTCGTGCTCAACCTGCCGCTGCACGTGCAGGAGCAGGACGTGCCCGACGGCGCCCTCGACGCCGTCGCCCTGCCCCCTGCGCCCTCACCGGTCGTCCCCTCGCCGCAGGACGTCGAGCGTCTCGCCGACGCCCTCCGCGCCGCGCAGCGCCCGGTCTTCGTCGTCGGCCGTGGCGGTCGCACGCACGCGGCGCGGGACGCGGTGCGCGAGCTCGCCGACCGCTCCGGCGCGCTGCTGGCGACCTCGGCCGTGGCCAAGGGCCTCTTCCACGACCATCCCTGGCAGCTCGACGTCTCGGGCGGGTTCTCCTCGCCGCTGACCGCCGAGCTCGTGCAGGGCGCCGACCTCATCGTCGGCTGGGGCTGCGCGCTCAACATGTGGACGATGCGGCACGGCCGGCTCATCGCGGACGGGGCGACCGTCGTCCAGGTCGACGACACCGCCGACGCCCTCGGCGCCCACCGCGAGCTGACCTTCGGCGTCCTGGGCGACGTGGCGGCCACCGCCGCCGCGGCGACCGACCTCCTGGGCGAGCGGCGCACGGCATACCGCAGGCCCGAGGTGGGCGAGCGGCTCGACAAGGAGCTGCGCTGGAGGGACGTCCCCTACGACGACACCGGCGGGGACGGTCGGATCGACCCGCGCACCCTGTCCGTCGCGCTGGACGACCTGCTGCCGGCCGAGCGCGTGGTGTCCGTCGACTCGGGCAACTTCATGGGCTACCCGAGCATGTTCCTGGGCGTGCCCGACGAGGAGGGCTTCTGCTTCACGCAGGCCTTCCAGTCGATCGGGCTGGGTCTGGCGACCGCCATCGGGGCGGCCCTGGCCCGGCCGGACCGGCTGCCCGTGGCGGCGCTCGGCGACGGCGGTGCGCTCATGGCCGCCGCCGAGCTGGACACCGTCGCGCGGCTGGGCCTGCCGATGCTGGTCGTGGTCTACGACGACGAGGCCTACGGCGCCGAGGTGCACCACTTCGGCCCCGGCGGCCACGACGTGGGCATCGTGCGCTTCCCGGAGACGGACATCGCCGCGATCGGGCGGGGCTACGGGTTCGAGGCGGTGACCGTGCGGACCGTCGAGGACCTGGCGCCGGTGCGCGACTGGCTCGCGTCAGACACCAGCGGACCGATGCTGGTCCACGCCAAGGTCACCTCGGAGGAGCCGTCGTGGTGGCTGGAGGAGGCGTTCCGGGGTCACTGACCGCCCCTGCGGCGCGCACGAGCCACTCACGTGGGTGAGGTAGGCCCGCGATCTGCCTCTGCGGCGTGCAGGAACCACTCACGTGAGCGGGTCGAGCACGGCCACGGCCCCTGCGGCGTGCAGAAACCACTCACGTGAGCGGGTCGAGCACGGGCACGGGCCCAGCGGCGTGCAGGACCCACTCACGTGAGCGGGTTGCGCGCGCAGACCTACTGGCCCAGCTCGCCCAGCAGCGTCTCGAAGTCGGTCACGTCCGTCTCGACCCCGTTGCCCGAGCGGCGCCGCCTCGGCGCGACGAGCTCCTCGGCGCTGGCGGCGAAGCCGGCCACCGACCCGCTCTCGGAGACGACGAGCGCGGCCAGCTCGGAGGCGGCGCGGGCGACGCGCCCGGCGAGCCCCCCGCCGCCCTCGCCGCCGCCGAAGTCCTCGGTCGCGGCGAAGACGCCGGTCGGCACGACGACCGCGCGCAGGTAGGTGAACAGCGGCCGCAGCGCGTGGTCGAGCACGAGCTGGTGGCGCGCGGTGCCAGCCGTCGCGGCGATGACGACGGGCATCCCGTTGATCGCGTCGGTGTCGAGCACGTCCATGAACATCTTGAACAGGCCCGAGTAGCTGGCGGTGAACACCGGCGTGACCGCGATCAGGCCGTCGGCCGAGGTGACCAGGTCGCGGGCTCGCTTGACCCGGCCGGTGGGCATACCCCCGGCGGTCATGGTGGTGGCCAGGTCCTGCGCCAGCTCGCGCAGCTCGATGACCTCGACCTCGACGCTCTCGCCGCGGGCGCTGACCTCGGCGCCGACCGCGTCGGCCAGGCGGTCGGCGAGCAGCCGGGTGGACGACGGCCGGGACAGCCCGGCCGTGATGACGACGATTCGACGGGACATGCAGTCAGTCTCCTGGAGGTATGGCGTGCGCCCGGGGACGGGGTCCGTCCCCGGGCGGCGGGTGGTCAGCTGGTGGCCGCGGCGGCGCGGGCGGGCGCGACGAGGTGGAACGTGCTCTCCGGGCCCTGCGCCACGAGCGAGCCGTGGGTGGGCGGGTCGCTGGGCACGTGTGCGGGACGACGGGCCTCGAACTCCTTGCGCAGCACCGGGACGACCTCGGTGCCGAGCATCTCGACCTGCTCCAGGACCATCTCGATCGGCAGGCCGGCGTGGTCCATGAGGAAGAGCTGCCGTTGGTAGTCGCCGACCGCGTCGGCGAAGCCGAGCGTGCGCTCGATGACCATCTCCGGGGTGCCCACGGTCAGCGGGGTGGCCTGGGTGAACTGCTCCATGCTCGGGCCGTGGCCGTAGACGGGCGCGTTGTCGAAGTAGGGCCGGAAGGTCCTCTTCGCCTCCGCCTCGGTGGCGGCCATGAAGGCCTGCCCGCCGAGCCCGACGATGGCCTGGTCGGCCGAGCCGTGGCCGTAGTGCTCGAACCGGCGGCGGTAGAGGTTCACCATCTGGGCGGTGTGCTCGATGTTCCAGAAGATGTTGTTGTGGAAGAAGCCGTCGCCGTAGTAGGCGGCCTGCTCGGCGATCTCGGTGGACCGGATCGAGCCGTGCCAGACGAACGGCGGGGTGTCGTCGAGCGGGCGCGGCGTGGAGGTGAAGCCGTGCAGCGGGGTGCGGAACTTGCCCTCCCAGTCCACGACCTCCTCACGCCACAGGCGGCGCAGCAGGTGGTAGTTCTCCACCGCGAGCGGGATGCCCTGGCGGATGTCCTTGCCGAACCACGGGTAGACCGGACCGGTGTTGCCGCGGCCCATCATCAGGTCGACGCGACCCTTGGCCAGGTGCTGCAGGAAGGCGTAGTCCTCCGCGATGCGCACCGGGTCGGTGGTGGTGATCAGGGTGGTGGCCGTCGACAG
Coding sequences within:
- a CDS encoding RidA family protein, whose amino-acid sequence is MTTRDLIDPDGLHPAPGFSHVTVARGARTAYIAGQVALAPDFSVIGGEDLRAQTVAAMRNLEMALSSIGAGWDQVVRRTIYTTAPTEFKVITAGIEEVQGSDRHPAQTIVGITGLAVPGLLIEIEATVVLD
- a CDS encoding cyclase family protein, encoding MSVLAQLADALRDGRIEVIDLTAPLSSETPLLELPPQFGQTAQFQLEEISRYDDRGPAWYWNNFRTGEHTGTHFDAPNHWVTGKDLADISSVPVDAFVRPAAVLDVTERVDADPNFLIEREHVEAWVEENGPLPAGGWLLCRTGWSRRTTQQDMINNTETGPTSPGMSADCVRWVAQLADLVGIGVETVGTDAGAAHSFDPLFPCHDLLMGAGKYGLAQLQNLDRLPATGAMVLASPLKIVGGSGSPARVLALVEG
- a CDS encoding thiamine pyrophosphate-binding protein codes for the protein MLVSEAVGRALVACGVDHVFGVVGSGNFHVTNAMVAAGARFVATRHEGGAATAADGYARVCGRPAAITVHQGCGFTNSLTGVAEAAKSRTPLVLIAPESVEPRSNFYVDQEAMARSVGAVPHRVTSPSEAVAQTVAAVAEAVHGRRTVVLNLPLHVQEQDVPDGALDAVALPPAPSPVVPSPQDVERLADALRAAQRPVFVVGRGGRTHAARDAVRELADRSGALLATSAVAKGLFHDHPWQLDVSGGFSSPLTAELVQGADLIVGWGCALNMWTMRHGRLIADGATVVQVDDTADALGAHRELTFGVLGDVAATAAAATDLLGERRTAYRRPEVGERLDKELRWRDVPYDDTGGDGRIDPRTLSVALDDLLPAERVVSVDSGNFMGYPSMFLGVPDEEGFCFTQAFQSIGLGLATAIGAALARPDRLPVAALGDGGALMAAAELDTVARLGLPMLVVVYDDEAYGAEVHHFGPGGHDVGIVRFPETDIAAIGRGYGFEAVTVRTVEDLAPVRDWLASDTSGPMLVHAKVTSEEPSWWLEEAFRGH
- a CDS encoding FMN reductase, with protein sequence MSRRIVVITAGLSRPSSTRLLADRLADAVGAEVSARGESVEVEVIELRELAQDLATTMTAGGMPTGRVKRARDLVTSADGLIAVTPVFTASYSGLFKMFMDVLDTDAINGMPVVIAATAGTARHQLVLDHALRPLFTYLRAVVVPTGVFAATEDFGGGEGGGGLAGRVARAASELAALVVSESGSVAGFAASAEELVAPRRRRSGNGVETDVTDFETLLGELGQ
- a CDS encoding LLM class flavin-dependent oxidoreductase, which translates into the protein MQLGLFSVGDVTMDPTTGRTPTEGERIEAMTRIALKAEEVGLDVFATGEHHNPPFVPSAPTTHLAFIAAQTERLILSTATTLITTTDPVRIAEDYAFLQHLAKGRVDLMMGRGNTGPVYPWFGKDIRQGIPLAVENYHLLRRLWREEVVDWEGKFRTPLHGFTSTPRPLDDTPPFVWHGSIRSTEIAEQAAYYGDGFFHNNIFWNIEHTAQMVNLYRRRFEHYGHGSADQAIVGLGGQAFMAATEAEAKRTFRPYFDNAPVYGHGPSMEQFTQATPLTVGTPEMVIERTLGFADAVGDYQRQLFLMDHAGLPIEMVLEQVEMLGTEVVPVLRKEFEARRPAHVPSDPPTHGSLVAQGPESTFHLVAPARAAAATS